In Carya illinoinensis cultivar Pawnee chromosome 6, C.illinoinensisPawnee_v1, whole genome shotgun sequence, a single genomic region encodes these proteins:
- the LOC122314093 gene encoding amino acid transporter AVT1I-like, whose amino-acid sequence MPSPFEAVVSDSGQQKMECLKGEVMESQNQLSQSEQRAKGTTFLKTCFNGINALLGLGILSIPYALSQGGWLSLIFLFLLAILCCYTGFLLHRCMAANPIIKTYPDIGEAAFGYKGRAMTSIFMYLELYLVAVEFLILEGDNLHKLFPDMGFKVAGLRVGGKNGFVLLTALLILPTTWLKNLGVLAYLSAGGVLSSVILVVCVFWAGAVDGVGFHEGDILLKWGGLPTTISLFAFCYCGHAVFPTLCNSMKDRSQFSKVLLVLFVTLTINYGSMGILGYLMYGENCMSQVTLNLPPRKISAKIAIYTTLMNPLTKYAVITTPIATAIEAKLPVRNSRFISILIRTAIVMSTVTAACTVPFFGYVMAFIGAFLGVTVSILFPCLCYLKMHETAQSFGSELIIIVGILVTGSFIGVLGTYTSLKQIVNHL is encoded by the exons ATGCCTTCTCCCTTTGAAGCTGTGGTTTCAGATAGTGGGCAACAAAAGATGGAATGCCTAAAGGGAGAGGTGATGGAGAGCCAAAACCAGCTCTCACAGTCCGAGCAACGTGCCAAAGGCACTACCTTCCTGAAAACTTGCTTTAACGGGATCAACGCCTTATTAG GTTTGGGGATTCTGTCAATTCCATATGCGCTTTCTCAGGGAGGGTGGCTGAGCTTAATATTTCTTTTCCTATTAGCAATTCTCTGCTGCTACACAGGGTTCCTTCTACATCGATGCATGGCTGCAAACCCCATCATCAAAACTTATCCTGATATAGGTGAGGCTGCTTTCGGATACAAAGGAAGAGCCATGACATCCATTTTCATGTATCTCGAGCTGTACTTAGTTGCAGTAGAGTTTCTGATATTAGAAGGCGACAATTTACACAAGTTGTTTCCGGACATGGGATTCAAAGTCGCAGGCCTACGAGTTGGAGGGAAAAACGGCTTTGTTTTGCTCACTGCCCTCTTAATTCTGCCAACTACATGGCTGAAGAACTTAGGTGTGCTGGCCTATCTTTCGGCTGGAGGGGTTTTATCTTCtgttattttggttgtttgtgtttTCTGGGCTGGGGCTGTGGATGGGGTCGGATTCCATGAAGGGGATATACTGTTGAAATGGGGAGGACTCCCTACTACTATAAGCTTGTTTGCCTTCTGTTATTGTGGCCATGCGGTTTTCCCCACTCTATGCAATTCCATGAAAGATAGAAGCCAGTTCTCCAAG GTTTTACTCGTCCTTTTTGTGACTCTCACCATCAACTATGGATCAATGGGAATACTAGGCTACCTTATGTACGGAGAAAACTGCATGTCTCAAGTGACACTAAATCTTCCTCCCAGAAAAATAAGCGCAAAAATAGCAATTTATACCACACTCATGAATCCCCTCACAAAGTATGCAGTCATAACTACACCAATTGCCACCGCCATTGAGGCCAAGCTTCCTGTTCGAAACAGCCGATTTATCAGCATCCTCATCAGAACGGCAATTGTGATGAGCACAGTAACTGCAGCCTGCACCGTACCATTTTTCGGCTACGTCATGGCATTTATTGGTGCCTTTTTGGGTGTTACAGTCTCGATACTTTTCCCTTGCTTGTGCTACCTAAAGATGCACGAAACTGCTCAGAGTTTTGGGTCTGAGCTGATAATAATTGTGGGGATTTTGGTTACGGGGTCCTTTATTGGTGTACTGGGTACCTATACTTCTCTTAAACAAATTGTGAACCATCTCTGA